The Glycine soja cultivar W05 chromosome 8, ASM419377v2, whole genome shotgun sequence genome has a window encoding:
- the LOC114422381 gene encoding homeobox-leucine zipper protein ATHB-15-like isoform X3 yields MNKLLMEEIDRLQKQVSQLVYENGYFRQHTTQNTKQQAIKDTSCESAVRSGQQHNLITQHPPRDASPAGLLSIAEETLEEFLSKATGTAVEWVQMPGMKPGPDSIGIVAISHGCNGVAARACGLVGLEPTRVAEILKDRPLWFRDCRAVDVLNVLPTANGGTIELLYMQLYAPTTLAPARDFWLLRYTSVLEDSSLVICERSLKNTQNGPSMPPVQHFVRAEMLPSGYLIRPCEGGGSIIHIVDHMNLEPWSVPEVLRPLYESSKVLSQKTTMAALRHLRQISHEVSPSNVSGWGRRPSALRALSQRLSRLIYSTKGGFNEALNGFTDEGWTTIGNDGVDDVTILVNSSPDKLMGLNLSFANGFPSVSNAVLCAKASMLLQNVHPAILLRFLREHRSEWADNNMDAYTAAAIKVGPCSFSGSRVGNYGGQVILPLAHTIEHEEFLEVIKLEGVAHSPDDTIMPREMFLLQLCSGMDENAVGTCAELISAPIDASFADDAPLLPSGFRIIPLESGKEASSPNRTLDLASSLDVGPSGNRASDECAGNSSYMRSVMTIAFEFAFESHMQEHVAAMARQYVRSIISSVQRVGLALSPSHLSSHAGLRSPLGTPEAQTLAHWICNSYRCYLGVELLKSNNEGNESLLKSLWHHSDAILCCTLKALPVFTFSNQAGLDMLETTLVALQDIPLEKIFDDHERKILFSEFPQIIQQGFACLQGGICLSSMGRPVSYERVVAWKVLNEEENAHCICFMFMNWSFV; encoded by the exons ATGAACAAGCTGCTCATGGAGGAGATTGATAGGTTGCAGAAGCAGGTCTCTCAACTCGTCTATGAAAATGGCTATTTTCGTCAACATACCACCCAAAAT ACTAAGCAGCAGGCAATCAAAGACACAAGCTGTGAATCAGCTGTGAGGAGTGGTCAGCAGCACAATTTGATAACTCAACATCCCCCACGGGATGCAAGTCCTGCAGG GCTTTTGTCCATTGCAGAAGAGACTTTAGAAGAATTTCTTTCTAAGGCTACTGGGACTGCTGTTGAGTGGGTCCAAATGCCTGGAATGAAG CCTGGTCCGGATTCCATTGGAATCGTTGCTATTTCTCATGGTTGCAATGGTGTGGCAGCAAGAGCTTGTGGTCTAGTGGGACTAGAACCCACTAGG GTTGCAGAAATCCTCAAAGATCGGCCTTTGTGGTTTCGCGATTGCCGAGCTGTTGATGTTCTCAATGTGCTGCCCACAGCAAATGGTGGAACCATTGAGCTGCTTTATATGCAg CTATATGCACCAACCACATTGGCTCCCGCTCGAGACTTCTGGTTGTTGCGCTACACTTCTGTTTTAGAAGATAGCAGCTTAGTG ATCTGTGAGAGGTCACTTAAAAATACTCAAAATGGTCCAAGCATGCCTCCTGTGCAGCATTTTGTTAGAGCAGAGATGCTGCCTAGTGGGTACCTGATCAGACCTTGTGAAGGAGGCGGTTCCATCATCCACATTGTTGATCATATGAATTTAGAG CCATGGAGTGTGCCAGAAGTGCTACGTCCACTGTACGAGTCATCTAAAGTACTGTCTCAGAAGACAACTATGGCG GCCCTACGTCATTTAAGGCAGATTTCACATGAAGTTTCTCCGTCCAACGTCAGTGGGTGGGGTAGAAGACCATCAGCACTACGAGCTCTTAGCCAAAGATTGAGCCGGTTAATATATTCTACTAAAGG GGGTTTCAATGAGGCACTCAATGGGTTTACTGATGAGGGATGGACAACAATTGGCAATGATGGTGTAGATGATGTTACTATTCTCGTGAATTCATCCCCTGACAAGTTAATGGGTCTGAATCTTTCCTTTGCCAATGGATTTCCGTCTGTCAGTAATGCAGTGCTATGTGCCAAAGCATCGATGCTATTACAG AATGTGCACCCTGCCATTCTCCTTAGGTTCCTGCGGGAGCATAGATCAGAATGGGCAGACAACAATATGGATGCTTACACAGCTGCTGCTATTAAAGTTGGCCCTTGCAGCTTTTCAGGATCTCGTGTTGGAAACTATGGAGGTCAAGTTATACTCCCCCTAGCACACACAATTGAGCATGAAGAG TTTTTGGAAGTCATTAAATTGGAAGGAGTTGCTCATTCTCCTGATGACACAATAATGCCCAGAGAAATGTTTCTTTTGCAA CTTTGCAGTGGAATGGATGAGAATGCTGTTGGCACCTGTGCTGAACTTATATCTGCTCCAATTGATGCTTCCTTTGCTGATGATGCCCCCCTTTTACCTTCTGGATTTCGCATCATTCCTCTTGAATCTGGAAAG GAAGCTTCCAGCCCCAATCGCACCCTTGACCTTGCATCTTCCCTTGACGTTGGTCCCAGTGGAAACCGAGCTTCAGATGAATGTGCTGGAAATTCCAGCTATATGAGATCTGTGATGACAATAGCATTTGAATTTGCATTTGAAAGCCATATGCAAGAGCATGTAGCAGCTATGGCACGTCAATATGTTCGGAGCATTATATCATCGGTTCAAAGGGTAGGATTAGCACTTTCTCCTTCTCATTTGAGTTCACATGCAGGGCTTAGGTCACCATTGGGTACTCCTGAAGCACAAACCCTTGCTCATTGGATCTGCAACAGTTATAG GTGCTACTTGGGTGTGGAGCTACTTAAATCTAATAACGAGGGGAATGAATCTTTGCTCAAGTCCTTGTGGCATCACTCAGATGCAATATTATGCTGCACTCTAAAG GCATTGCCAGTGTTTACTTTCTCGAACCAGGCTGGGCTTGACATGCTGGAGACCACCCTAGTTGCATTACAAGATATACCTTTGgagaaaatatttgatgatCATGAACGAAAAATTCTCTTTTCAGAGTTTCCCCAGATTATTCAACAG GGTTTTGCATGTCTTCAGGGTGGTATTTGTCTTTCAAGCATGGGGCGGCCTGTCTCATACGAAAGAGTCGTTGCTTGGAAGGTGCTGAATGAAGAAGAGAATGCTCATTGTATTTGCTTTATGTTTATGAACTGGTCTTTTGTTTGA
- the LOC114422381 gene encoding homeobox-leucine zipper protein ATHB-15-like isoform X1: MSCKDGSRNGIGIGMDNGKYVRYTPEQVEALERLYHDCPKPSSIRRLQLIRECPTLSHIDPKQIKVWFQNRRCREKQRKESSRLQAVNRKLTAMNKLLMEEIDRLQKQVSQLVYENGYFRQHTTQNTKQQAIKDTSCESAVRSGQQHNLITQHPPRDASPAGLLSIAEETLEEFLSKATGTAVEWVQMPGMKPGPDSIGIVAISHGCNGVAARACGLVGLEPTRVAEILKDRPLWFRDCRAVDVLNVLPTANGGTIELLYMQLYAPTTLAPARDFWLLRYTSVLEDSSLVICERSLKNTQNGPSMPPVQHFVRAEMLPSGYLIRPCEGGGSIIHIVDHMNLEPWSVPEVLRPLYESSKVLSQKTTMAALRHLRQISHEVSPSNVSGWGRRPSALRALSQRLSRLIYSTKGGFNEALNGFTDEGWTTIGNDGVDDVTILVNSSPDKLMGLNLSFANGFPSVSNAVLCAKASMLLQNVHPAILLRFLREHRSEWADNNMDAYTAAAIKVGPCSFSGSRVGNYGGQVILPLAHTIEHEEFLEVIKLEGVAHSPDDTIMPREMFLLQLCSGMDENAVGTCAELISAPIDASFADDAPLLPSGFRIIPLESGKEASSPNRTLDLASSLDVGPSGNRASDECAGNSSYMRSVMTIAFEFAFESHMQEHVAAMARQYVRSIISSVQRVGLALSPSHLSSHAGLRSPLGTPEAQTLAHWICNSYRCYLGVELLKSNNEGNESLLKSLWHHSDAILCCTLKALPVFTFSNQAGLDMLETTLVALQDIPLEKIFDDHERKILFSEFPQIIQQGFACLQGGICLSSMGRPVSYERVVAWKVLNEEENAHCICFMFMNWSFV, translated from the exons ATGTCCTGCAAGGATGGTAGCAGAAACGGAATCGGAATCGGAATGGATAACGGGAAGTACGTGCGTTACACGCCTGAGCAGGTTGAAGCCCTAGAGAGGCTCTATCACGATTGCCCCAAACCTAGTTCCATTCGCCGCCTGCAACTCATTCGCGAGTGCCCCACTCTCTCCCACATTGATCCCAAGCAAATCAAGGTTTGGTTCCAGAACAGAAG ATGTAGAGAGAAGCAGAGGAAGGAGTCGTCGCGGCTGCAAGCTGTAAATAGGAAGTTGACTGCCATGAACAAGCTGCTCATGGAGGAGATTGATAGGTTGCAGAAGCAGGTCTCTCAACTCGTCTATGAAAATGGCTATTTTCGTCAACATACCACCCAAAAT ACTAAGCAGCAGGCAATCAAAGACACAAGCTGTGAATCAGCTGTGAGGAGTGGTCAGCAGCACAATTTGATAACTCAACATCCCCCACGGGATGCAAGTCCTGCAGG GCTTTTGTCCATTGCAGAAGAGACTTTAGAAGAATTTCTTTCTAAGGCTACTGGGACTGCTGTTGAGTGGGTCCAAATGCCTGGAATGAAG CCTGGTCCGGATTCCATTGGAATCGTTGCTATTTCTCATGGTTGCAATGGTGTGGCAGCAAGAGCTTGTGGTCTAGTGGGACTAGAACCCACTAGG GTTGCAGAAATCCTCAAAGATCGGCCTTTGTGGTTTCGCGATTGCCGAGCTGTTGATGTTCTCAATGTGCTGCCCACAGCAAATGGTGGAACCATTGAGCTGCTTTATATGCAg CTATATGCACCAACCACATTGGCTCCCGCTCGAGACTTCTGGTTGTTGCGCTACACTTCTGTTTTAGAAGATAGCAGCTTAGTG ATCTGTGAGAGGTCACTTAAAAATACTCAAAATGGTCCAAGCATGCCTCCTGTGCAGCATTTTGTTAGAGCAGAGATGCTGCCTAGTGGGTACCTGATCAGACCTTGTGAAGGAGGCGGTTCCATCATCCACATTGTTGATCATATGAATTTAGAG CCATGGAGTGTGCCAGAAGTGCTACGTCCACTGTACGAGTCATCTAAAGTACTGTCTCAGAAGACAACTATGGCG GCCCTACGTCATTTAAGGCAGATTTCACATGAAGTTTCTCCGTCCAACGTCAGTGGGTGGGGTAGAAGACCATCAGCACTACGAGCTCTTAGCCAAAGATTGAGCCGGTTAATATATTCTACTAAAGG GGGTTTCAATGAGGCACTCAATGGGTTTACTGATGAGGGATGGACAACAATTGGCAATGATGGTGTAGATGATGTTACTATTCTCGTGAATTCATCCCCTGACAAGTTAATGGGTCTGAATCTTTCCTTTGCCAATGGATTTCCGTCTGTCAGTAATGCAGTGCTATGTGCCAAAGCATCGATGCTATTACAG AATGTGCACCCTGCCATTCTCCTTAGGTTCCTGCGGGAGCATAGATCAGAATGGGCAGACAACAATATGGATGCTTACACAGCTGCTGCTATTAAAGTTGGCCCTTGCAGCTTTTCAGGATCTCGTGTTGGAAACTATGGAGGTCAAGTTATACTCCCCCTAGCACACACAATTGAGCATGAAGAG TTTTTGGAAGTCATTAAATTGGAAGGAGTTGCTCATTCTCCTGATGACACAATAATGCCCAGAGAAATGTTTCTTTTGCAA CTTTGCAGTGGAATGGATGAGAATGCTGTTGGCACCTGTGCTGAACTTATATCTGCTCCAATTGATGCTTCCTTTGCTGATGATGCCCCCCTTTTACCTTCTGGATTTCGCATCATTCCTCTTGAATCTGGAAAG GAAGCTTCCAGCCCCAATCGCACCCTTGACCTTGCATCTTCCCTTGACGTTGGTCCCAGTGGAAACCGAGCTTCAGATGAATGTGCTGGAAATTCCAGCTATATGAGATCTGTGATGACAATAGCATTTGAATTTGCATTTGAAAGCCATATGCAAGAGCATGTAGCAGCTATGGCACGTCAATATGTTCGGAGCATTATATCATCGGTTCAAAGGGTAGGATTAGCACTTTCTCCTTCTCATTTGAGTTCACATGCAGGGCTTAGGTCACCATTGGGTACTCCTGAAGCACAAACCCTTGCTCATTGGATCTGCAACAGTTATAG GTGCTACTTGGGTGTGGAGCTACTTAAATCTAATAACGAGGGGAATGAATCTTTGCTCAAGTCCTTGTGGCATCACTCAGATGCAATATTATGCTGCACTCTAAAG GCATTGCCAGTGTTTACTTTCTCGAACCAGGCTGGGCTTGACATGCTGGAGACCACCCTAGTTGCATTACAAGATATACCTTTGgagaaaatatttgatgatCATGAACGAAAAATTCTCTTTTCAGAGTTTCCCCAGATTATTCAACAG GGTTTTGCATGTCTTCAGGGTGGTATTTGTCTTTCAAGCATGGGGCGGCCTGTCTCATACGAAAGAGTCGTTGCTTGGAAGGTGCTGAATGAAGAAGAGAATGCTCATTGTATTTGCTTTATGTTTATGAACTGGTCTTTTGTTTGA
- the LOC114422381 gene encoding homeobox-leucine zipper protein ATHB-15-like isoform X2: MSCKDGSRNGIGIGMDNGKYVRYTPEQVEALERLYHDCPKPSSIRRLQLIRECPTLSHIDPKQIKVWFQNRRCREKQRKESSRLQAVNRKLTAMNKLLMEEIDRLQKQVSQLVYENGYFRQHTTQNTKQQAIKDTSCESAVRSGQQHNLITQHPPRDASPAGLLSIAEETLEEFLSKATGTAVEWVQMPGMKPGPDSIGIVAISHGCNGVAARACGLVGLEPTRVAEILKDRPLWFRDCRAVDVLNVLPTANGGTIELLYMQLYAPTTLAPARDFWLLRYTSVLEDSSLVICERSLKNTQNGPSMPPVQHFVRAEMLPSGYLIRPCEGGGSIIHIVDHMNLEPWSVPEVLRPLYESSKVLSQKTTMAALRHLRQISHEVSPSNVSGWGRRPSALRALSQRLSRGFNEALNGFTDEGWTTIGNDGVDDVTILVNSSPDKLMGLNLSFANGFPSVSNAVLCAKASMLLQNVHPAILLRFLREHRSEWADNNMDAYTAAAIKVGPCSFSGSRVGNYGGQVILPLAHTIEHEEFLEVIKLEGVAHSPDDTIMPREMFLLQLCSGMDENAVGTCAELISAPIDASFADDAPLLPSGFRIIPLESGKEASSPNRTLDLASSLDVGPSGNRASDECAGNSSYMRSVMTIAFEFAFESHMQEHVAAMARQYVRSIISSVQRVGLALSPSHLSSHAGLRSPLGTPEAQTLAHWICNSYRCYLGVELLKSNNEGNESLLKSLWHHSDAILCCTLKALPVFTFSNQAGLDMLETTLVALQDIPLEKIFDDHERKILFSEFPQIIQQGFACLQGGICLSSMGRPVSYERVVAWKVLNEEENAHCICFMFMNWSFV, encoded by the exons ATGTCCTGCAAGGATGGTAGCAGAAACGGAATCGGAATCGGAATGGATAACGGGAAGTACGTGCGTTACACGCCTGAGCAGGTTGAAGCCCTAGAGAGGCTCTATCACGATTGCCCCAAACCTAGTTCCATTCGCCGCCTGCAACTCATTCGCGAGTGCCCCACTCTCTCCCACATTGATCCCAAGCAAATCAAGGTTTGGTTCCAGAACAGAAG ATGTAGAGAGAAGCAGAGGAAGGAGTCGTCGCGGCTGCAAGCTGTAAATAGGAAGTTGACTGCCATGAACAAGCTGCTCATGGAGGAGATTGATAGGTTGCAGAAGCAGGTCTCTCAACTCGTCTATGAAAATGGCTATTTTCGTCAACATACCACCCAAAAT ACTAAGCAGCAGGCAATCAAAGACACAAGCTGTGAATCAGCTGTGAGGAGTGGTCAGCAGCACAATTTGATAACTCAACATCCCCCACGGGATGCAAGTCCTGCAGG GCTTTTGTCCATTGCAGAAGAGACTTTAGAAGAATTTCTTTCTAAGGCTACTGGGACTGCTGTTGAGTGGGTCCAAATGCCTGGAATGAAG CCTGGTCCGGATTCCATTGGAATCGTTGCTATTTCTCATGGTTGCAATGGTGTGGCAGCAAGAGCTTGTGGTCTAGTGGGACTAGAACCCACTAGG GTTGCAGAAATCCTCAAAGATCGGCCTTTGTGGTTTCGCGATTGCCGAGCTGTTGATGTTCTCAATGTGCTGCCCACAGCAAATGGTGGAACCATTGAGCTGCTTTATATGCAg CTATATGCACCAACCACATTGGCTCCCGCTCGAGACTTCTGGTTGTTGCGCTACACTTCTGTTTTAGAAGATAGCAGCTTAGTG ATCTGTGAGAGGTCACTTAAAAATACTCAAAATGGTCCAAGCATGCCTCCTGTGCAGCATTTTGTTAGAGCAGAGATGCTGCCTAGTGGGTACCTGATCAGACCTTGTGAAGGAGGCGGTTCCATCATCCACATTGTTGATCATATGAATTTAGAG CCATGGAGTGTGCCAGAAGTGCTACGTCCACTGTACGAGTCATCTAAAGTACTGTCTCAGAAGACAACTATGGCG GCCCTACGTCATTTAAGGCAGATTTCACATGAAGTTTCTCCGTCCAACGTCAGTGGGTGGGGTAGAAGACCATCAGCACTACGAGCTCTTAGCCAAAGATTGAGCCG GGGTTTCAATGAGGCACTCAATGGGTTTACTGATGAGGGATGGACAACAATTGGCAATGATGGTGTAGATGATGTTACTATTCTCGTGAATTCATCCCCTGACAAGTTAATGGGTCTGAATCTTTCCTTTGCCAATGGATTTCCGTCTGTCAGTAATGCAGTGCTATGTGCCAAAGCATCGATGCTATTACAG AATGTGCACCCTGCCATTCTCCTTAGGTTCCTGCGGGAGCATAGATCAGAATGGGCAGACAACAATATGGATGCTTACACAGCTGCTGCTATTAAAGTTGGCCCTTGCAGCTTTTCAGGATCTCGTGTTGGAAACTATGGAGGTCAAGTTATACTCCCCCTAGCACACACAATTGAGCATGAAGAG TTTTTGGAAGTCATTAAATTGGAAGGAGTTGCTCATTCTCCTGATGACACAATAATGCCCAGAGAAATGTTTCTTTTGCAA CTTTGCAGTGGAATGGATGAGAATGCTGTTGGCACCTGTGCTGAACTTATATCTGCTCCAATTGATGCTTCCTTTGCTGATGATGCCCCCCTTTTACCTTCTGGATTTCGCATCATTCCTCTTGAATCTGGAAAG GAAGCTTCCAGCCCCAATCGCACCCTTGACCTTGCATCTTCCCTTGACGTTGGTCCCAGTGGAAACCGAGCTTCAGATGAATGTGCTGGAAATTCCAGCTATATGAGATCTGTGATGACAATAGCATTTGAATTTGCATTTGAAAGCCATATGCAAGAGCATGTAGCAGCTATGGCACGTCAATATGTTCGGAGCATTATATCATCGGTTCAAAGGGTAGGATTAGCACTTTCTCCTTCTCATTTGAGTTCACATGCAGGGCTTAGGTCACCATTGGGTACTCCTGAAGCACAAACCCTTGCTCATTGGATCTGCAACAGTTATAG GTGCTACTTGGGTGTGGAGCTACTTAAATCTAATAACGAGGGGAATGAATCTTTGCTCAAGTCCTTGTGGCATCACTCAGATGCAATATTATGCTGCACTCTAAAG GCATTGCCAGTGTTTACTTTCTCGAACCAGGCTGGGCTTGACATGCTGGAGACCACCCTAGTTGCATTACAAGATATACCTTTGgagaaaatatttgatgatCATGAACGAAAAATTCTCTTTTCAGAGTTTCCCCAGATTATTCAACAG GGTTTTGCATGTCTTCAGGGTGGTATTTGTCTTTCAAGCATGGGGCGGCCTGTCTCATACGAAAGAGTCGTTGCTTGGAAGGTGCTGAATGAAGAAGAGAATGCTCATTGTATTTGCTTTATGTTTATGAACTGGTCTTTTGTTTGA